The region AGCAAGCATTTGATCACAGTATACTGTAAGCATAGCACTCTGCCTCTGCAGAAGTAAGATGAAAAGGTACAACAACAACAAAACCAATGCTTGCAAAAGATGAGATCCGCACATGCCATCAAAACGGCCTGGCCCTTTCTAGCATCGTCCAATTAAGAGTTTCTCAGCCTCGGAAAGGTGGTCTTTCATTTTCAAAAGGCAACTCGATCGGAGTAGCGTTGGCATAGAATTCTTCTAAGTTGTAGAAATCTCTTTGTGGAGGGAGAAATATATGGATAACAACATCACCTGGAATCAAGAGATCAAATTAACCATGCTGCCCTTGATTGACAAATACTAACCAAGGTTCTCATCTAGCTTAAACAACTTCAAAATTCCTAGTAGTCGAATTTCCCATATCACAACTTGGCTTATAACTCTTCTTCCAAACAAATTATGCAATGTAGGTGCTCAAGACTCGATCAGAGACTAATAAAATTTTTACAGCCTTCCTAAGAACAACGCATTGAGATCATAGTGCACTTTCTATGGAAAATAAGTAACAATTTACTATCAAGGTTTTTCTTAAATGCAAACATATAGTCCTAAACTTTCCATTCCAAGTACATTCTTACCATAATCCAACAGGGTCCATGAATTGGGTTTTGTGTCACCTGTTGGCACTCTCCCATACTTCTTCTCAGCCAAATCTCTTATCTTGGACCTACAATTAAATGTAATTACAATGATAAATCTTTCTGCTAATTACTACTTGAAAGTCAAGCAAATGACAAGTCAAGATTGAGGTTATTAACATACGCTATAGCATTAATTTGGGGACGAGAAAATGCTGTGGTGATGATAAAAAATCGAGTCCAATACACTAGAGGCTTCACAAAAAGGACCTTTATATCTCCAGCTTTTACCTCACTTGCAACCTTGGCCATAGCCACggcaactacaacaacagcaagAACTAATTGTTAGTTGTCAAAATCCCCATGTTTAACGATCGTACTAAGATAATCTGAAAGCAAAAGTTCCACATAAACAGCactaagaaaaaaagaaagaaagctcCTCATTAAAAGTGCAAGAACATTGGAGTAAGTTGAAatacaaataataaaatcatGGAAAGCAACTCTAACAACGAACTTAAACAAACCAGATTACAACCCATAATAAAAGATTGCAAACAAGCCATCACTCAAAATATCAATTACCATCACCCAAGAGAGCTACCTCTCAAATGATCAGGCATGTGATTCCACAAGGTCTGAGATTCTAGTCTCTTTTGGATACCTACTTATAGTTATTGCTATAGTATCCTTGTCTCCAAATATTGTTCTAACCCACGGTTAGGTGGGGAGCCTAGTTTCAATATCTATATTTTCCTATCTCCATCTTTCTCATGCCTGCAGAGGCAGAACTCTATTGACATGTATACTTATAATTCAATGCTTGGTAATGCAGACAAGAGTTTATAAAGGAAGTATAAACTCAATTATATTAAAGAAAATGGAGACCCATAAAACAAAACACAGAAGAGAAACTGTAAAATTGAGATGAGCTTACAGGATAAGCTTTCAGC is a window of Humulus lupulus chromosome 4, drHumLupu1.1, whole genome shotgun sequence DNA encoding:
- the LOC133829972 gene encoding protein Iojap, chloroplastic, producing MAVSLTFSLAGAGAGSRLNGEFWQVGFVEPKLSHTHNKLSSTSRFSHCNCFWQPPASNNLIFNSRRFSTSILAGGKESEDSFIQNASEDTDEMFDKLFDRYGKVVFTRTDKKSLSAEVDDDAESLSFAVAMAKVASEVKAGDIKVLFVKPLVYWTRFFIITTAFSRPQINAIASKIRDLAEKKYGRVPTGDTKPNSWTLLDYGDVVIHIFLPPQRDFYNLEEFYANATPIELPFENERPPFRG